One Punica granatum isolate Tunisia-2019 chromosome 3, ASM765513v2, whole genome shotgun sequence genomic window carries:
- the LOC116199615 gene encoding hexokinase-1-like, whose translation MGKKEVAVVVCAAAAAALTAAGAAVVVRRQMRKSGRWAKAMAIVKELEDKCGTPITRLRSVADSMTVEMHAGLASEGGSKLKMIISFVDNLPTGDEQGLFYALDLGGTNFRVLRVHLGGKGKGVVKQEFEEVSIPPHLMTGTSDALFDYIAEALAKFVATEDEGSHPFPGRERELGFTFSFPVRQTSIASGTLIKWTKGFSIEDAVGEDVVAELTKALKRVGLDMRVNALVNDTIGTLAGGRYYNPDVIAAVILGTGTNAAYVERATAIPKWQGPLPKSGEMVINMEWGNFRSSHLPLTEYDQALDAESLNPGEQILEKIISGMYLGEILRRVLLRMAEEAAFFGDTVPAKLKIPFILRTPDMSAMHHDTSPELKVVGKKLQDILEISNTSLKVRKVIIKLCDIVATRGARLSAAGILGILKKLERDNISSNGSQKSVIALDGGLFEHYTKFSSCMESTLKELLGGEVADKIVIEHSNDGSGIGAALLAASHSPYLDASEP comes from the exons ATGGGGAAGAAGGAGGTGGCGGTAGTGGTGTGCGCGGCGGCGGCTGCGGCGTTGACGGCGGCTGGTGCGGCAGTGGTGGTGAGGCGGCAGATGAGGAAATCGGGGAGGTGGGCCAAGGCCATGGCCATTGTGAAGGAGCTGGAGGACAAGTGCGGGACCCCCATCACCAGACTGCGAAGCGTCGCGGACTCCATGACGGTCGAGATGCACGCCGGGCTCGCCTCCGAGGGCGGCAGCAAGCTCAAGATGATCATCAGCTTCGTTGACAATCTCCCCACTGG GGATGAGCAAGGTCTGTTCTATGCCTTGGACCTCGGGGGCACAAACTTCCGTGTCTTGCGTGTACATTTGGGCGGGAAAGGAAAGGGAGTTGTCAAGCAAGAGTTCGAGGAAGTATCGATTCCTCCGCATTTGATGACCGGGACTTCAGAT GCATTGTTTGATTACATTGCGGAAGCACTTGCAAAGTTTGTTGCCACCGAAGACGAAGGCTCTCATCCTTTTCCTGGTAGAGAAAGGGAGCTTGGGTTCACCTTCTCGTTCCCAGTCAGGCAAACGTCAATAGCCTCAGGGACCCTGATCAAATGGACAAAAGGCTTCTCCATAGAAGATGCA GTTGGAGAAGATGTTGTGGCTGAACTGACCAAAGCTCTGAAACGAGTTGGCCTTGATATGCGAGTCAATGCCCTT GTGAACGACACAATCGGGACATTGGCAGGTGGTAGATATTACAATCCGGATGTCATAGCTGCTGTCATCTTGGGCACTGGGACGAACGCTGCCTATGTTGAGCGTGCGACTGCAATTCCCAAGTGGCAGGGTCCTCTCCCCAAATCAGGAGAAATG GTCATTAACATGGAGTGGGGAAACTTCAGGTCATCACACCTTCCACTGACAGAATATGATCAAGCTTTGGATGCTGAGAGCCTAAACCCCGGAGAGCAG ATTCTTGAGAAGATAATCTCTGGGATGTATTTGGGAGAGATTTTGAGGAGAGTTCTGTTAAGAATGGCTGAAGAAGCTGCTTTTTTTGGGGATACTGTTCCTGCAAAACTTAAAATACCTTTCATACTGAG GACGCCGGACATGTCTGCAATGCATCACGATACATCTCCGGAACTTAAAGTTgtaggaaaaaaattacaggaCATTCTGGAG ATATCGAACACCTCCCTGAAAGTGAGGAAGGTAATCATCAAGCTCTGTGACATCGTGGCAACCCGTGGGGCCCGCCTCTCTGCTGCCGGAATCCTCGGCATCTTGAAGAAGTTGGAGAGAGATAATATCTCCAGCAATGGAAGCCAGAAGTCGGTCATAGCTCTCGATGGAGGCCTGTTCGAGCACTACACGAAGTTCAGCTCTTGTATGGAGAGCACTCTCAAGGAGTTGCTTGGGGGGGAAGTTGCTGACAAGATTGTGATCGAGCACTCAA